A single window of Fervidicoccus fontis Kam940 DNA harbors:
- the asnS gene encoding asparagine--tRNA ligase, whose product MRFYKISDLFSMEDGSEVSIRGWIHRKFQVGKKIFIRVRDSSGVIQCVIEEGVVGKEKFNEFEGAKRESSVVVSGKLRTDERAPGGKEMYVSEGKVVGFADDFPIKGYEGVEFLLDNRHLWLRSTYLTNVMKVKHTALKLLREFHTQEGWWEVTPPIITSSAVEGGATLFKVDYFGEPAYLSQSAQFYLEVLIYSLEKVFALTPSFRAEKSRTRRHLSEYYHFEIEGAWMDMEELMKFTERTVEYVVQNLIDERQKELEDLGRDIESLKRVKAPFERITYTKAIEFLKQNGVNIEWGNDYGADEEAMLTKLFDRPFFVTHFPKTIKPFYMKVDENDERVVKGFDLLAPEGYGEIIGGSQREDSYDVLLKRIVEQGYDPKDYYWYLDLRKYGSVPHSGYGLGIERLVMWVAGLEHIRDAIPFPRFRERSKP is encoded by the coding sequence ATGCGCTTTTATAAGATAAGTGACCTCTTCTCGATGGAGGATGGAAGTGAGGTCTCGATAAGAGGTTGGATACACAGGAAGTTCCAGGTAGGGAAGAAGATATTCATAAGAGTGAGAGACTCCTCTGGAGTCATTCAGTGCGTAATAGAAGAGGGAGTTGTTGGAAAGGAGAAGTTCAATGAGTTTGAAGGGGCGAAGAGGGAAAGCAGCGTAGTAGTTTCAGGGAAGCTCAGGACGGATGAAAGGGCACCGGGAGGAAAGGAAATGTATGTCAGTGAAGGGAAGGTCGTCGGCTTCGCTGATGACTTCCCGATAAAGGGATATGAGGGAGTGGAGTTCCTATTGGACAACAGGCATCTTTGGCTCAGGAGCACATATCTGACAAACGTAATGAAGGTAAAGCACACGGCGCTCAAGCTTCTGAGGGAGTTCCACACGCAGGAGGGGTGGTGGGAGGTCACGCCTCCGATAATTACTTCCTCCGCAGTAGAAGGTGGGGCAACCCTGTTCAAGGTTGACTACTTCGGGGAGCCTGCGTACTTGAGCCAGAGCGCCCAGTTCTATTTAGAGGTCCTGATCTATTCCCTTGAGAAAGTTTTTGCGCTGACTCCGAGCTTTAGGGCGGAGAAGTCGAGGACGAGGAGGCACCTCTCCGAGTACTACCACTTCGAGATAGAGGGAGCCTGGATGGACATGGAGGAGCTGATGAAATTCACTGAGAGGACTGTTGAATACGTAGTTCAGAACCTGATCGATGAGAGGCAGAAGGAGCTTGAAGACCTCGGGAGGGATATAGAGAGCTTGAAGAGGGTAAAGGCCCCGTTTGAGAGGATCACCTACACTAAAGCAATCGAATTTCTCAAGCAGAATGGCGTCAACATAGAGTGGGGCAATGATTACGGCGCGGATGAGGAGGCTATGCTCACGAAGCTATTCGACAGGCCCTTCTTCGTCACGCACTTCCCGAAGACTATAAAGCCGTTCTACATGAAGGTTGATGAGAATGATGAGAGGGTTGTAAAGGGATTTGACCTCTTAGCTCCTGAAGGTTATGGAGAGATAATAGGGGGGAGCCAGAGGGAGGACAGCTACGACGTTCTTCTTAAAAGGATCGTAGAGCAGGGATACGATCCTAAGGACTACTACTGGTACCTAGATCTGAGGAAATATGGGAGCGTCCCTCATAGCGGATACGGGCTCGGAATAGAGAGATTGGTAATGTGGGTGGCTGGGCTGGAGCACATCAGAGATGCAATACCATTCCCCAGGTTCAGGGAGAGAAGCAAGCCGTGA